CGCCACCGGAGCTGGGGCGGGGAGACCCATCACCACGCCGACCACGAATCCAGGTGGATCCGCAGGGACGGTGCGACACGAACGAAACGCAATCCACTTCATGGCCTGCATCGGATCGTCTGATTCCGCCTCCTCCATCACCCACAGCAGCATCCGGAGCGCCCTCACCGGCTCGCCTGACGGAGTGAGGCGCCAGTCCTCCGCCTCGGTGAGCCTCCGGTAGGCACACCCCGCCGCCTTCTTCAGATTGCTCTCCGTCGAGAACCTGGAGATGATCTCCCGCAGCTTCGCCAGCTTCTCTTTGTCGCCGTTGGCTATCACCAGAGCCCTCCTCTCGAGTCTCTGCTTCCAGGAATCCATGACCGCCTACCTTCGGGGAGCTCGCTCGTGGGAGAGAAGGGAGGTGTGTTTCGTCGAGAGGGGAG
This sequence is a window from Aegilops tauschii subsp. strangulata cultivar AL8/78 chromosome 7, Aet v6.0, whole genome shotgun sequence. Protein-coding genes within it:
- the LOC120968287 gene encoding uncharacterized protein → MDSWKQRLERRALVIANGDKEKLAKLREIISRFSTESNLKKAAGCAYRRLTEAEDWRLTPSGEPVRALRMLLWVMEEAESDDPMQAMKWIAFRSCRTVPADPPGFVVGVVMGLPAPAPVASRAAVVERRPDLGRAEGRRGMKLGTKKKI